Below is a genomic region from Elstera cyanobacteriorum.
TGCGCGTCGATGTCGGCGCCCGCCAGCTTGGCCCGCAGCTTTATGAAGTCATTCTCAGCATCAACGCCACCGCCAAGCACGGCGAAGAAACCGCCTTCCTGGTGGAATGCGTCTACGGCGGCGTCGTGACCCTGAATGTGCCGGACGAACATATTCAGCCGGTGCTGCTGATCGAAGTGCCGCGCCTGCTGTTCCCCTTCGCCCGGGGCATCGTCGCCAATGCCGTGCGCGACGGCGGCTTCCCGCCGCTGATGGTACAGCCGATCGACTTCCTCGACCTCTTCCGCCGCCGCGTCGCGGCTGCCCAGGAAGAAGAAGCGGCAGGGACGGCGTAACGTAAAAACCCCGGAAGCGAAGGCTTCCGGGGTTTTTCTTTTGGGTTGGGGGCGATCAGCCCCGGTTCATGCGGTTTTCAACCAGATCGGTCACCACGCCCGGATCGGCGAGGGTGGAGGTGTCGCCCAGCGCGTCATGCTCGTTCGCGGCGATCTTGCGCAGGATGCGGCGCATGATCTTACCGGAACGGGTTTTCGGCAGGCCCGGCGACCATTGGATAAGGTCCGGCGAGGCGATGGGGCCGATTTCCTTGCGGACCCAGGCGACCAATTCCTTGCGGAGTTCCTCGGTCGGCTCTTCCCCGGCGTTCAACGTGACATAGGCGTAAATGCCCTGGCCCTTCAGATCGTGCGGATAGCCGACGACCGCCGCTTCCGCGACCTTGGGATGGGCGACCAGCGCACTTTCCACTTCCGCCGTGCCCATGCGATGACCGGAGACATTGATCACGTCATCGACGCGGCCGGTGATCCAATAATAGCCATCCTCGTCGCGGCGGGCGCCGTCGCCAGTGAAATATTTCCCCGGGAAGGTGGAGAAATAGGTTTCCACAAAGCGCTTATGATCGCCGAATACGGTCCGCGCTTGGCCCGGCCAGCTTTCGGTGATGCAGAGGTTCCCCTCCGTGGCGCCGGTCAGAATCTCGCCTTCGTTGTCGACCAGCGCCGGAACGACGCCGAAGAACGGCAGGGTGGCCGACCCTGGTTTGGTCGCGGTTGCGCCGGGGAGTGGGGAGATCAGAATCCCACCGGTTTCGGTCTGCCACCACGTATCGACGATCGGGCAGCGTTCATCGCCGACGACGCGGTTATACCACAGCCAGGCTTCCGGGTTGATCGGCTCGCCGACCGAGCCCAGAATGCGCAGCGAGGCGCGGCTGGTCTTTTTCACCGGCTCTTCGCCCTCGCGCATCAGCG
It encodes:
- the secB gene encoding protein-export chaperone SecB — its product is MSEENFTNGQGGEQSDAAPITINVQYVKDLSFENPGAPASLVQQSAPDVELRVDVGARQLGPQLYEVILSINATAKHGEETAFLVECVYGGVVTLNVPDEHIQPVLLIEVPRLLFPFARGIVANAVRDGGFPPLMVQPIDFLDLFRRRVAAAQEEEAAGTA